From Quercus robur chromosome 8, dhQueRobu3.1, whole genome shotgun sequence:
GAGAAAGGGGGTGTGTTGATGGGAGCATTGTGTACTACTTGTTCCAAAATATCTTGGGATCAAATTTGCAACTTTACCTTTAAAgtttttctcatatttaaatTGGCCCATTCTAAAATTAACTAAATACTAGCACATGCCCAAATATTCAAAACTCCTCTATAAAATAGTTAACCACactgattaaaaaataaagtccaATTTAGATATTATTCTCATTGGAAAAattgctttaaaaaatatttggggtGTTACATGTATAGCCATCTTTGTCCTTGTATACAACATCAATCACATGTGCAAGATTGAGAATTCGCGTTAGAATTGGCGCGGGGACAATTGTTGGGTAAAGGCACTCTTTGTTGATGTCCTCCCATGCATCTTTAACTCGTTCTTGAAACTCATTGATTGCTTCTTCTTCTGTACCACCATGTTGTGCCAGTAACATCCCACAGCCGACGCAACGTGACCTCTCATTTGCTCAAACTACAAAAGTATTCAATCATTATGTTAGAATGACAAACATTGAAGTAATCGAATTAGACTTTCAACTACAGCTATTATTGTACATAAATAACACATAACACCTTATGTGAGACTTAGCAATTTTCGTAATACTTAGTAATACAAACTAAATCTTTAAAACTAATAGAGCATGGCAAAGCAGGGCTAAAAAGTTTAAACTCATCCTCATCCCACTCTAGAgtacggaaatttttttttgccccATTCCTACCCTTCTATCTTTGTGAGGTGGGAAAAACTCGCACGCAGAAAAGCGGGATGGAGAGGTCAAGGTGGGGtaggaaaaaaattgtcatcTCTACTTGAGAGGAATGTTTGACTGTTGGTTAACATGATGTCCCAATACAGAGGTTAAACATTCCTTTCAAAATCAGCACTAGAGCCTAACACTAGTTTTTAATATTCAAACTATTTGGCGAGGGAAATTTTTGTTGTCAAGACATTTGGCATCATTAGAACTTTTATTGGCATGTCTCTTAGATGATAAAATCAAGGAtctagtgacgaaaatttttgtCACCGTAAACCTTGTTTGTGGGCAATTGGTAATCCACACTTCCTCGTCTATGATAAAATGTTGATTGGCAGTTTGACTTTTTGGCtctagttttgaattttgaggattttttcacttgattttctaattattttgaGAATAGTTACAAGTTTTAAGTCAATTTTTAAACCTTCAATTTTTAAACCTTTTAGTAattggatatattttttttataagaaaattattattattattattttgataattacaTTCTCTCCTCCTTTGAGGTTTGGGAGAATGACATTCCACCCtaaacttaaagagaaaaaatgcaCCCCTCCCTTAAGATTTGAAGAAATTACCACACTCTCtcgtcccccccccccccccccccttctcaattttgtttatattaataatgaaatattaaatttttataaaaatctcGTTACAAAAGTTTAACCATGGTTAGTAAAAAAAACCTGATctatttagaataaaaatgcaaaatttgtcAAGCACTAAACACATTTTCAATGGCAAATCTCTCCATAATccgttgaaaaaagaaaaagaaaaagaagaagaagaagtaaaattcacacttaatactttaaaatacactttaattaaaattttaaaataatgaattttaattattaaataacataattttgGAAATCTACCCTTAAGCAAAGAGCAAGCTAGtacataacatttttaatattaattgaaCAAAGTTTGGTCAATTGGATGTCAATGGGGGAAGtgttttttccttcaagtttgGGGCGGAGTGTCATTTCGCCAAACCTTAAGGGAGGGGAGTataattatcctttttttttttttttttttttctttgaagatagtttcaacttatgacgtctgcttctgataatagctctttaatATCATATTAAGTCATCAATCGATTTTTGGTATAAGCAGGGATTGAataccaattggtttttagtaATTGGATTTAATCATAGGATATTTaggataattaaattcaaattaatcaTCTCTCTTACATTATGGctgataaaaattcaaaaatcataattatctCTTAGAATTTATCCAATACTTTTGATCACATTGCTGTCCTAAAATTTAAACCAATGAGATTTTATAAtggaattaattttaattaatccaATAATGGTCCAATCAAAAGAAATTTATCATAATAGAATGCTTTAGGTTTTAATTTGCAAGAATGTATATTAAACATTAAGTCATAATGTGGTTGATCTTTTGATTGGTTGTTTCAATAGTTGAACCCAGTAGATCATTTTGATCATTGTGAAGTCTGATATACTTTGGAATTGATTttataatcatttttaaataattttttactatttcatgATGTAGACTTAGATTTTCGTCACAACACCCTTTGCCATTTGGCGGATATATTAGAGGCAAAAACATAGATACAGTATCTTATATACTACTTCTTAGGTTCCctctttaaattttagatcATTAAGCGTACGTTAAAAGGCTCcgtctctttttgtttttgctctttctcttttccctGACACGTGAGAAACTTGGATTCTTCTGTTTAGATCTCTCCAAATACCAAATATGAAAAGACTTTGCAAGTTAggttttttcaaataatatttctttggttttttttttctcctttgcttcttcttcaaaatCCTCTCCCCTCTAAAATTTTTTCCCTCTAATTGTTGTtcctttctatttctttttccttagatCTTTGTCTTTCGGTTTTACCATTGAAGGTGAGAGTGCTCTCAACCTCTTTCGATTCCATTGGATTCTTCTATGTGGTTTTCTGAATTTGGGgagtttttatttgattttcttggtcTCAAGCTTTGTTTAGCTGTGAATCAAataacattcaaaaaaaaaaaaaaaattgttgaaggGCTGCACTTTTTGATGGAGCTAAATTTCTTCTGAGATTTAGGGGGAGAAATCAGATAGATTTGAATAGATCGGGTTTTGTCATAggcaagggaaaaaaaaaaaaaaaaaacagaaggaGATAAGCTTTAACGTCCATTTGGTgagttgtttatttatatagaTATCTAAAATTTAAGAGATGAACCTAAAAAACAGTACCTTAGATACTATATCTAAGTTTTTCTCTATATCAAATTACCACAAAGGTGAAAACATAACTTCttaaaatatattacataaattaGTTGACCAAAAATGATAACCCCGCTAAATTAGCTTCTTTTGATATTAAGATTGGTgtatgtaaaatttttatttttatttttattaatttattaattttgttaatatgatAGATGCAATTAGAGATTCAAATCTTAGACTTCTTTGAAAAATGTACAGAGAAATGAAACATTTAATCATTCACAACATAATTTGTCTACCTCATTTATTGAATGTTATTCCTTATTAAGAGGGACAACGTGGTTTACATTATAATAAAACGACCTCAATgctaaataaaaatcttctctCTCACTTCTATTTTATGTTGCATCCATGATAGTATTTCATGTGTgctattttattcaatttaaataaaaaaaaaaagacttgtgACATACTATAATTGATAGAGCATAAAGTAGGACACTCCAAGTGCAACTAAGGAATTTCATTTCTCAACACTCATATTGATATTGGATCTATTAGCACTGATGCGACATAATCTTTCATCTCTTTTCCAACATGGGTGTAGGAATCACGCTCCTTGTATAGGACATCTATTACTCGTGTAAGATTAAGAACACGCATAAGGAGAGGCATGGGAATGTCAGTAGGCCTCATTAGCTCCTCATTAATGTCTTTCCATGCATTAGAGACTTGCTTGTTGAATTCTTCATGGACCACTTGTTCAGTAACACCATATTGCTTCATGTAGCATTCAATTGACGAGGCAGCATGCCCTCGCTCTTGTTCAAACTACATACACAGTTTTCCAAAAGGTAAACATAAATTTGTCAATATGAAACATGTATTTGTCACACTAGCTTATGACCCTTAGAGAGATTGGAAGGATTGTaagatttttttggttgtataCCTTGTGTCCTCTCATGTCATCCATCAGCCTGCAAATTACTGATGAAGCAGTAATAATCTTAGGATTTCTAAAGCTCCAATCAAATGCCTCTTTTGTAACGATGTCACCCATGCCAAGGAAAGACACGGTTGTAAGCATATGGTAACCACAGGTTCTTAGAGCAAGATTCATATACTCTTCCATCGTTGGTATGTAATTTTGGTTGAACCATTTGGCTTCATCAAAGTAGGATTGGaccaaaattttcatctaaaataatatacattaaacaacattcatgaaaaaaaattcatacataGGAAGCATTAAAAaattggagggaatgaaaaGTTGAGTTAGTTGACTCGTACTGCGTCTTTTGCATAGCTAACACAGTATGATCTTCCTTGCTTGGATAGCTCTTCCTCAATTGCTTCAAAAACTTCAAGGAGTGCACGATAGCAAATTTTCATGTAATCTGGAAGTTGGTCTATGCTGCTAATATCCCACCTAAAAATATCATGTATCAAGTTCCAATTGAAGTTAGATTGACGTTATATATATCACGATCAAAACATATACTAGTTAATTCTATTGATAAACCTCTCAATTGCTTTAGTGAAGGGCTCAAGTTCTTCAAGTGTTCCATACACATCATATATATCATCTATAATGGATGACATGGCCATAACTTTGGTCAGTATTTTTCTAGCAAGTGAGTATTGGGGCTCAAAGTAGACAGCCACTATCCAAAAGTAAGCCTCAACAACTCTATCTCTTGCAAAAGGTAGCTTCTTCGTAAAATCTAA
This genomic window contains:
- the LOC126694966 gene encoding (-)-germacrene D synthase-like — protein: MSMQVSGATPQNGKPDVIRRTANFHPSVWGDRFINYTSEDKEIHARKVREVEELKEKVRKELLASASHLSQQLGLIDALQRLGVAYHFEREIEEALEHIYAAYNDSNNVEDDDFYNVALCFRLLRQQGFNVSCDAFNKFKGKDGQFKESLASNVKGMLAFYEATHLRVHGEGILDEALEFTTTHLKSTVSTICNPLAEQVTRALKQPLHKGIPRLEARRYISVYEQDASHNKDFLMLAKLDFDMVQSLHKEELSYITRWWKDLDFTKKLPFARDRVVEAYFWIVAVYFEPQYSLARKILTKVMAMSSIIDDIYDVYGTLEELEPFTKAIERWDISSIDQLPDYMKICYRALLEVFEAIEEELSKQGRSYCVSYAKDAMKILVQSYFDEAKWFNQNYIPTMEEYMNLALRTCGYHMLTTVSFLGMGDIVTKEAFDWSFRNPKIITASSVICRLMDDMRGHKFEQERGHAASSIECYMKQYGVTEQVVHEEFNKQVSNAWKDINEELMRPTDIPMPLLMRVLNLTRVIDVLYKERDSYTHVGKEMKDYVASVLIDPISI